From Carcharodon carcharias isolate sCarCar2 chromosome 21, sCarCar2.pri, whole genome shotgun sequence:
AGAAAGCATATGGCAGTGTCAACTTCAAAAGCATCTCTGATATCATGTGGCTATTCTTTTGGGGCCTGAGATTACCATAAGTCAGATGAAAAATGATAAATGGAGCATTACATTAAATACAAATGTTCAAATAATTGAAGATAATAAAACTGCAATCTTGAAATGATTGCCCaatcaaaataaaaatataataagcAAGATTCAGGATCCAGCAAGTGATGTTTATTTCAGAACCATTTATACATATACAGTACCTGAAACACAAAATGACCATTTCAAGTTAATTAAATAGTACAAGATTGACAAATCAGCAACACTGGATGCAACGTATTTTCTACAGATTTCACTACTGGTCTATATTTTGGGAAATTGCCTGTCTTCTGCAATGATTGATGCCAAAGCAAAATGTAACTGAAGCTTTGTTCACATTTGAGAACAGATTAATATATACAAAGAAATACAACTGATGTTGTGACTCCAATAATCTGGGGTTACTCAATAAACCCAGTGATCTCCCAATGCCTTTTAGCAATTTCCCTTAGCCAACAGGTACAGAAACTTACCAAATGAAGCAGTTTCAAACACACTTAGATTTAACAACACAGAAGAGCAGTACAATGgatatttttctttaaatatagGTCTGTAACTTTTACATCTTTTCACTATATTCTGTGTGCCTGGATAGTAGGTCTAAAGCACAGCATTTAGTCCAAGAACTTCCGGTTTTGATTGGCGCCAAACAAAGCCACTCGGATTTCTGGCATCATCTGAAAGACAGATGAAACATTAGTGTTAGTATTTCTGTGGTAATGAGCTACTttacaatcagcacagacacattCTAATGTGATCTTCACATTAAGTGGCTCAGTAGCAATCCACACTCAAACCTGGAATTCAGCAGGTTTACATTCCCCACCCCCTCTGAAAGGCAGCCATGTTCCAACCCAAGTGCTAAGAAATATCTCATTAGGACTTCAGAAGCAAACACGAATGCAAGAGAGTGAGCAAGCAAAAGTAACAATCAGAATAAGAACTCTGGTTATTTTTACTTTCCAGGACAGGAACTCTTGAGGCTCTGTCGTGCTTTCACTGCAACTTAATAGAGATCTGACTGGGAACAAACTAGTTGGGAGTGTACTAGTATGAGTTTGTGTGGCTCAACACATTACTGAGTACATTAGAAACACTGAACCAGAGAAGCACTCAAAAGGACATACTGTATTGTAAAGGCTacacaaaaaaaaggacaaacaGGATCAGCAACTTGTTTCAAGTAAATGTTTGTCATTATATTATAAGCCTAAAAATCACTTCATTTTCATAGAGCTTCATGAACAATTTCCTTACCTGCTGTGCAATGAGGTCCAATCTACTCTCCAAAGTATTAGAAACCTTTATTTTTCCAGTAGAATTATACATCTCAACACCTCCAGCACTGTTTGAAGAGAAAAGAAACAACATTCTTGAATCAGTTTCCTAGTGACCAACTTTTCTAAAACAAAAGTCCCTACAGCCTGTATCAGCTAATTAATGAGCAAAAGCAGAAGGTACACCTAGAATAATTTGCATGTgacagaccagtcagcctaacatctgttgtcaggaaattactacacagtctataattaaggataaTAAATACATTAACAGGAAGGCTTatgttattttctttttaaacggCATGGTCAGTATTTTGCACAGGACTGTATTCTAATCCAGATTACACTCACAGCTGTCAGTAGGTCACAAACTTTCTCCAGAGGTAGGAACAGGCGGACCAGTTTGAATTTCCATATGCTGCAATGGAATACTCTGTTGCTGAGCAGCATTACATCTGGAAGCCCAAATCCTGTTTGACAGTAAGAATACAACTTGCTTCTTACCAATCTAGGGTTAGGAATCCAGCAAGTTATAATGGGAGATACTGAGCTGCTGAAACTTTCACTTGAGATATTCCTGGGATGAAtagattatcttatgaggaaaggttagacaagttgggcctgtatccattagagtttggaagaatgacaggtgaccttattgaaacatacaaggttctgaggggttttgacagagtggatactgAGCAGAtgattccccttgtggaagagactagaactaggagacacagatGAAAAATATGgcacctcccatttaagatggagatgaggagaaatgttttctgaggctcattggtctgtggaattctcttcccccataagcactggaggctgggtcattgaatattttttaaagctgaattagacagattcttggtcgacaagggagtcaaagattataggagaaagtggagttgaggacacaatcagatcagccatgatcttatcaagtggcagagcaggctcgaggggctgaatgacctactcctgcttgtaatttgtatgtttgtatatgaACTTAAAGTTTGGAATATTCATGAGTACATTAGATTACAGCGTGGATATTATTGAATCAAAACAAGGTTTGACTAATTCCCATTTTTGCTAACACATTTTTCTGCTAAAAATACTACCAAGAATGGATGGAAATGAACTGAATCCAAGTATCTTCAATAAAGAGAAAAGCTTCTTAGATACTTACATGTCTTCAGGTAGAAAGTTTTCCTGGTCAATGTGAACATCAATATCCTTACTCACACTGTTCTTGTAAATGGGAACATTCTTGTTGATGGAGGTCTGTTTGGAAATCAAAGAAGTGAAAATACACACAGATTTGTGGCACTGTTCATATTCAGAGAAAATGTTGTTCTAAAGTGACAGAGGTAGCATTGCATACAGCTCCTTCACAGCAAGGTGGCACAATTACACCACAACAAGTATATATAGACTGTTTCATTACAAAATGTTGAACATTGGAATttataatggcctggattttgccaCCAGCAGAAAAGCAAGGACCTTACCACTGACCTCGAAGGAAGCAGCCCATAAATAGCTAGCAATTTTTGGTGTGGGTTTATCTTATCCCGACAGCAGTTTAAAATCTGGCAACAAGTTAATTGGATGTCTTAGCGTGCAACCCCAGTGAAATCAGCAAGTAAGGAAACACAGTAAACCAGCAAGTTAAAACTATCGAATCCCTTcactttaaatttaaatttcaaatagTAAAATAAATGATTATGATTGCTTATTTTGGCTTCTATCTTGATCCAAGcattaaaaaaattgttttatgGGGAATTTATTCAGAGAAATCTGATATTTCACAGAATTAAAAAGCATCTTTACAGTGCCATGGAATACGTTTAGAATAAGTTATGAAGTTAGCTGTTAAAAACCCTGTTGCACCTCATGCAACAATGTgtaatttttaaatgtgtttaGAGACTAACAGCGTCAGAATTTTCATCAAATTACACTCGGGAATACAGTGTGGGAACCTGTATGACATCCCTTTGGAGGGGTTTAGGCTCACCTATAGCAATTACTGGATTTCTATGTTATTATGTAGATTCCCAAAGTTGCTGTCAGCTTCAGTAGAGTAGAGTAATAACTCTACATAGCTACCAACATCACCACAGCAAAATCCAGACCATTGGAAAAAGCCATCCTGAAGTGCAGAGAGGATAATTTAATGCTTTAGAGATAAATATTGATAACATTATCCTGTTTGACCCACTATTTTATGTTGTGCATTCATacttttctttaaaaataaaattacagaCAGTTATTCTCCAAGGACAGAAAACATCCCAGACACAATATCTGAGTGCTTTTAATTGACCTTCCAACAGGAAAATCCAAATGTTCTGGCCTGTAACTTTAAAAGTACACATGCCTGCATTTTAGCATAGCAACACATGCTTTAGCTTCTATAAATGTTCCACTGGTAATAAAACAATTCCTTATTTATCACGAGGAGCTCCATTGGAGACTAAATATACTAAAAATTTCCTGCAAACAGAGTCTAATTGTTAAGTAAACATAATTTCTGGCCAGAATTTAACTGTTTTTGGGAAGTGGGAGAgggacgaggaggaggaggaagaggaggaggaagaggtagAAATGAAAGACGAGACATCAGCAATTTGCAGATTAGAAATTCCTTGTGAATTTCAGAGACCAGATGAGAAGCACTCAGCTAGACACCAGACATTCCTAAAAAAGTGATCACCCATCACATTGCCAAGTGAATCAGAAGTTAAGTGTCTCAACAGAAAAAGTATACTAAGCTGTGTAAATGAGGAGGGGTGCACATCTCCACTGAAGATTTTGAAATTAGATCTCTCCAGAGATAGCAAAGTAATTACAGCTGTGGAGTGAGAGcaaaccaaaaaaaaatcctggccatgataaATCTTGTTGACAAACATTCTAAAAGTTGTAGGCAAACACATAAGCTGAAAGTAGTGGGAATAGGCCTGTGGAGCTACAACAGGAAATATCATCTTTAGGAAAATACAGAGGGAATGCGAAAACTTGtaataaaaccaaaaaaaaatgctggaaatattcaggtcaACTGATCATGAACGGTAATTTCGACCCGAAACATTGATTCTACTTCTCcttccacagaagctgcctgatgtgctaaatatttccagcattttgtttttatttcaaatttccatcatccacagtattttgcttttgtatacaGGAAAACTAGTGGGGATAAAGCTCCACATCAAAAATAGAACAGTGTGTTGCTAACACATTCAAATAATATTTTATTCCATCTGTTGAAAAAGATTTGAAATTTGATCTAACACACCACACATGTCTCTTGCTGTAAACATCACAAAAGGGCTACTAGGACATATGGCCACTGTGACAGGACATTCATTTTAAGGTACCACACTAACCCACCCCCACTTTCATAGACTGACAGGTCCATGTACTGTGCTCTCCAGCACTATCATTTTTCAGCCAACTGAGGCAAAATGGACAGTTTGGTAACATTTCTTTTTCTTAGTCAGACTATACTCATAACATGCCAACAGGTGCACGCACACATGCACTGACACACCCATCTCCACTTCATACAAAGGCCATGAAGGATTCTAGGTGAGATATTAGAAGCCATTCGAATTTCAATCACAGATGAAGTAAGTGTGAACATAAAGTCACTTTGGAATGCTAGTCTGGAACTAAACATTCATTATGTTACCTTAACTACTGTAGTGTCTTGTTTGCGGCATCGAATAATCACTGTAGGTTCCAGCAGCTGATAAAAGCcctaaaggttaaaaaaaaacaattactaTCAATTTATAGGACCACACATTTTACAGTGCAACAGAAAATAGGAATTTGACAAAACCTAGAAAACATCTAAGGCAGTTTTAACTCTCAAATTAGGGAATAGATAATTTACAAGAAACCATGTAAACAGCAGGTTTTacagattttttaaattaattcacaggatgtgagctttgctggctgggccagtctttattacccatccctagctgcccttgagaaagtggtggtgtgctgccttcttgaaccactgcagtccatgaggtaatgtaggtacacccacagtgctgttagggagggggttccaggattttgacccagcggcagtgaaggatggcgatatatttcaacTATTCTGGAGGTAATTTGCCAGCATTTATAAAACATAGTACCATACGTGGTACAAATCTATCTTTCTAATAACCTCTAGCCTGAGAAAACATGGCTCCTACAATCTGTCACACCAAGCAAAGAATgaacctttctctccctctctctttctcaaggcCCTGCCCCTAACAAGAGCAACCAGAAAACTGATTTCAACCTGGAATCTAGTATCATTACTAATGATATCTACATGGGAGTGGATTGTACTTATGCAGTGCAGTGAAGATAAAAAAAACTATAGTTCAGCACATTTATAGTATTATTCCATCCTTACCTGCAGTATCAGTCCATCCAGCAATGTTTGATATCTCGTAGGATCTTTTGTCACTCTACCCAGtctctgtctggcttcattcaaCAGATCCTGGAAACCAAATAAAAGCACCCAATAAGAAGGTTCCACATGTCAACCTGGAAATCTAGCAATAGCTGACAATCCATAAATGACCCCAAAGCTCTATGACATTTCACAACATAGGACCAAAGACGTATTAGGGGACATGGCCAACCCCAAAAAGATTTTATTTAAATGATAAAatattggatgtgggcattgtatttttgttttttcagAAGGAAAAAAATTATATGCACTTTTATCGAAAACTGCTTAGTTACAATTTGAAAATGAACCATTCTTCAGAATCGAAAACTTTTCTTCCATTAGCTGCAGCTACCTGAGAGGAGAGAATATTTTTAATTAGTTttccttttcttaaaaaaaagtttcttaATGTAAAAGAAGGGATATGAATCCTGTCCTGTTGAACACTGCATTATTTTGGTCATAAAAACTTAGGAGTAACAACAAGCCATACAGCCTTTCAAGCTTCTCcccaattcaataagatcatagctgatggtctacctcaacttcatcttccaacACTATCCCCTATCCCTTTTAGTATctaaaaaatctgtcaatctcagtcttgaatccattcgatgactgagcatccacagctccctTGGGTACAGAACCCCAAATTGTTACAGTCCTTcaactgaagaaatttctcctcatttaaaTGTATTATCAAAAAGACTACTATTTAGACTTGAGCCAGAGATTTTTTTTGTAGAATAGTTGCTCACTAGAATAGTTCTTGAGAGATCACAGTGAACCCAAACAGGAGCCCAATTCAAACACTGGTTAGTGACTGGCATAGTCTGAGGATCCGAACAGCAATAGCAACAATAAAACTGCTGCCCCAAATCAGCACAAACAAAGAACTGAAGCTGGGATTTTTCAGTTTGGATGGATTGGTGTCAACAATGCCAAAAGGAAGACATATTACTGTTATTGATTTTGTTCCCATGTATGTATCATGCCTGGTTGAGGAAAGCAAGGTGACCAGCATCCACAAATTTTCCACTGTAAGTCTGTAATCTGGATCCAGGTAGTTCACAAACAAAGCTATACAATTGTCCTTTCTTCTCAATGCAAAGGATACTCTTCCAGTGATACACCAAGACTAATTTCATCGCACAAAGGTAACTACAGGTGAATCTATAAACTACCACTCCATAAAAATATTTAGAAATTCAATTATGCTATAATATCCTTGACTTGCATTGCTCCTTGCAATAGTCTTGCAATATATAGTATGTTACCATAACAAATGTTATTTTTAAACATAGAAACCTATCAGTCTCAATATCTGATAAGAAAAAGTCAGTAAGCTCACTGCTACAACTTCAATTCCCAATAGGTTGACCAACATTAGTTCTACAGTATTGTAATAATGTTCTTCATGGCTTGTGTGAAAATATGCATCAGTTGATAATGACATGGCTTCATTAGAACCACAGAGTCATACTGATGCTATGTGATTGACAGCCAATTGAAAAGGGCATTGCTGAAATGAACTAACTAATCAGTGGCTTGGTGTACGTTATCTTCACACTTCACTAGCAGGAAAAATACTAACAACATGCTTTTCCTGAACTTAAGGCTCTATTAAATTGTATTTTAATTCATTTAATATATTTGCAATCTCACCGAAATCAGATCATCTCTGGCTTTGAGGACCTTCAACCTAGCCTGGTTCAGCAAATTGGACATTTGACTAAAAGCAGAaggttacaaaaaaaaaattagtcaGCAAGTCAATTCAACCTCGAGAGATTTCAATACACCCATGTTCAGAATCTAAATAAATTGCATGTAGTAGAATATTCAGTACTGTAGACAAAATTTTCCTCAGAAATTAGATGAAAATGATTacatcttttattttaattttcatgTTTTCTAAATAAAATTACATGACAGTTTCTATTTCTTATCTGAATGTGTAAATCTTAATATTGTAAATTAAGAAATATTTCAACAGGGCAATCTGAGAACTACTGAAATATTGACTtcgacttttttttaaaaaaaaacatagtaCTTGCATTTTCTTCTGCTGTTCAATTTGCTTTTCCTTCTTTTCATAATACTCCATGATCTTCAATCTTTGGGTCTGTACAAGACGGCCCTTTTCAATGTTAAACTCTTCTTCTGCCTGAAAACCAAGGCATTGATTTTTAACATGACTCCAGTATCAAATGAACAAAATAAGTAGGATAGATAGATAACACTATGACTTTACAAACTTAAACTTGTACAGGCAGAGTGAACTCTGTGCACATTACATAAACTATTCTAACATCAGATTGTACATTAAAATAGTTAGTCTCTGCATACAGTAAGGCTCTCCTTGGTATCTGATGGCCTAGGAACAACTGCAGAGACCTCTTCACAGGTCTGACAATGGCACTCAACTATCTGCTAGTTTGAACGATTTCCACCTTACTCTGTAGAAAAGCAACCCGACAAAATTAGACTGGCAGCAAATTCAAGGGAAGAAATCTAAAGCTGCATTCCAACACTTTCGACAGCTTAGTTGGTGAACGCACGTGATGTATAGAACCACAGAGAAATTGCCTACAGATCTGTGCCAAATTGTCAATGCCGTTTCCGCTGAGATTAGCTATTCTAAAGCATTCCAAGCAAGTGAGGCTCCCATCTTCTGAGTGCATTCCAGTAGTGTTGTGAAACTGCTCATCTGAGACACAGCATAGGGTCTGATTGTGATCATCCCCACAATCCCACAGGGTACTAACATTCATGTCTAGACCCTCAAAGATAAGCCAGTCAGGCAAGATATCAGAAGCCTATTTACTTTTGTTTCTCCAATTTAGGAATTGCCTTAAACTAAACACAGGTACATACGATACTGCTCTTCTCGTTGGAAACAAACCACCTTTTTTGACATGGATGTTTTTAGTATTGAACACAGATTTATGTCCAATCACATTTAGAACAGGCACAATGCAAGCTAACAATAAAATTATGTTACAGgcattacattttaaaaagtgtattttaatattttattttccTGCTTTCATAGATCGCTAATATATTATGATGTTAACAAACTATATACATCATTTTCCAGATGTTAGCaccactggcaatgccagcatttactgttccTCTGTAGGTTACTCTGAGATGGTGATGGGGGACCTTCTTCTTGAACCGAAGTGGTTTgttggaccatttcagagggtcaTTGAGAGTCAACCATTATggtgattttctttttttttttaaatgaatggaTCACAGTTTCTCAAACCGCTGTGGGAGGATTTGAATTCATGcttgctggattattagtccagcctCTAGTTTACTAGTTCAGATACATAATCACTACACTATTGCATTGTGAAATTTATTGTTATGTAATGATCAGTTACTTAGTAATGCATTACAAAGAAGCAACAGAACACTGATATTTCACAATCTTCCATTTTGCGTAAATCTGGATGTACATTCCCTAGTTACTATTTGGATAATCTTCTAAATTCTGTTGTATGAAGCTTTTTTGGTATCAGTTCTCATTCTTTAGTGCAATATTCAAGCTTTGAACACAGAATAAGGAACGGCTGAAAACCAACGAGGAGCCTTTAGGCAAGGCAGTATCAGCCACATTTATTTATTGCAATAAATTCTGAGAATGCTCGGAATTAACTAAGAAATAAACATATTAACTTTACTAAATTTGTCATATAGGATCTGTAACCAGTAAAGGCAGTGACTGACTTGAACCTTACTTTTTCTCAGAATTAATAGCACATTAACACGTTTTTTTCTAAACAATACCTTATATTTTATCCAAAAAATATTTTGAGTGCAGAAAAGACAAAAGTGTAGTGAATTGTAAGTACTTTTTGATAGTGTATTCATCTTTAAAAGTGGGAAAGAGACATGCAGCAAAATTAGCAACTTGTTCTACAGCACTTTGTTAACAATTACATTTATAACATAAAAAATATACATTAGTCTATTATTAGATAAGAAAAATGAAATGGAGGAAAAACATGTTTAATGTGACAATTCTAAAAGCAAACTAATTTCTTCAATCCCTATATGGAATTTGTCAAATCTAATTTGCATCAATAATGCTTTACTAAATTATACATAATGCAGAATTATAAATGTGAGTTTGATGTTGTATGCAAAGATTAGATTGAAATAATTCAGATTGCCACAAACTAGAAAAGTAAAAAGAATGACGAAATAAAACAAAATCTCACCTTTGCATCTATTTCTTCCGCTTTTTCATTGGCCTCCTGCTCAATGAAGGCCATCATATGCTTGATCTAtagaaaaaaacaaagaaaacaaTTGCACAGATCTCACCTCGACAATCATATTATTAATCATGAGTTTTCACGCTAGATGTTTTCCTTGGTTCAGCATCAGGTGCTATTTCTTACACACAGGTCTCACACCCCAACAAGTAGGGTCTCTTTGAACCTTTAACTAGCTCTATCATCTTACTCCCTCTGTATCATGACTGGTTTCAGATCAACTAATTCAGTCAAGATTAAGCCACAAGTTCTTTGGGGATTATATAGAACAAAAAGGAATTAAAAACTGCATTTATTTTAGCTGCATTTGACAGTCAGCAAGTCAAAAATTTCCAAGTGGTGTTTGCCCACAAACATACAGCAGCCAGTACAATGCGGTTGAAAGGCATCTTAATCACCAGCCAAGGTGTCGAACTACCAAATTAAACAGCACAGCACCTAAGAAAATGCTTCTTAGGAATAGTAACATAACATATTATGCCAAATTTAAACATATGACTACTGTAATCAGCAAAAAAGTCTATCACAGCCACATTTAATTGTATAGGCCTCATCACTACAATCATTATTCTTACTGCTTATTTCCCACTGTAATGTATAATGTCTACCATAGTGGGTCAATATGTTATCCTGAGAAGCTGGACCATGCAGAACAGGGGAAGATAAAGCTAAGCCTGCTGGATgtatacagtgcgacactggaCAAGAAAAGGGATCGACCTGGAAGTGATGTCACCCATGACCAGATAGATTATTAACATTTCTCATTACAGCTCCCACATACAGGCACACAAAAATGATCACTGGGTGATGTACTGGAAGACAAATGGCACTCATGGAACCAAATTACAGATGGAGACAATAGGAAAAAAATTAGCAAGGGAAAAAAATGGTGATTATTTGATTAATCTAAACATAGATTCAACTGACAAAAGTTAGGCTGCACATAGGAACAGGATATTTATTCCAGAGATGTTCCATCAATTACATTAAGGTCAATCTTTGCCTAAACACTAGTTGCCCACCTTTGTTCCGTATTTCCTAATAGCTGTAATAATTCCATTATTATCCTTTTGATGCGGCACAGCTGCTGTCGCTATGCTAATGTTATGTGGATTCTTTATAATGTTAGTTGAAGTGTATTCAGACTTTGTTGTATTACTGTATTACAAAACATACATTTACGTATTCAAATGTACAATATCGACTACCAAACAGAAGTGTTAAATGAAAAGTTGTAGTTAATTGCTGTTAACAGATTTGAAACATTTCAGaattgtttgtttttgtttattataCAGAGCTTTTGGGACAGAATACATTTATAAATAAATAAGCCAACTCATCTGTTTCGTGTTGCTTGTCAAGACAGTTAATAAGGAGAAACTCTTCCTGTGGCAAAAGGGTCAGTATTCAGAAGAGACAGGTGAAtggcattttatttttgtttataaatacaaattgtgatTGGGATGCGCTGAAAGGATGATGGAAGTAAATTTAATATTtacattcaaaagagaatcggACAAATACTAGAAGGGAAGGAAAtatatacagggctatggggaaaaaagtaagagtggagataatggatagctctaccaaagagccagtatatggacaatgggctgaatggcctcctgtattcTATGATTTTCAACCAACACAGTACTTTACAGTCTCAACTGCAAATGGTTTATCCATGTCTTTATTGCATACTCTCCTCTGGAAAAAAAACGTGAAACTCGACACAACTGAATCTATTTCAATTGCTAAATTGTGGGATGGACTCAAAGCTTTTCTGATAAGACAAAAGAGCTCAAGATCAGCCCTAATTTTGTATTGCAACTCTGAATTTTATATGAAGATTAATCTCCTTTTACATGCATTTTCATCCTCGCTTCGGGGAAACAGAGTCTCATCTTGGAAATATCATGTAACACAAGGAGCCTAGCACGATTAACTTTGCCTCCCACACTAGAACAGACAAGACCACAACTCCTTCCAACCAGGTTCACTAGCTGAAACTAGATTCCAACAGGAAAGTACAGTTCTGCTTACTGAAAACTAGTATCTGGCTAAAGTCAAAACAGAGCAAGGAAGACAAGTTACATTCAAAAAATgtgaatatatataaaatataaaaatgttcATAGAAACATATGCCTGGTTCAAAATAATTTAGATTTTCCCATTGTAAAAGCTTGAAAATTAACCAAATGGAATGAAAATGAACAATGGCATTCAGCAAGGTTAAACATTAGCTCAAATTAGAAAATACCAACCTTTTTAACTGTTTAATGTAAACACATTTAGGTTTTTGCTCAACAATATCATACTTAAATCAGCCATTTATTTGCACTAATATAATTTGAGAGAGACTATGTGGCCGTGAAATATACTTTAGACAAAATCTTTTAAACTGTATTGATAAAGATAGAAGGCTGATGACTGAATTATGTTTatggaggagagccgggatttagttttgaagtaaaaataggaaatgctgtGAATTTAACTGCATCCAAAGAATAGTTTAACATTTTTACCTAACTTACTGTTACTGGCTCTCCACAAAACGTTAACCTGCCTTTTtagatgcatttttaaaaaagaatagtAGTGCCAGTAcgtaagatttttaaaatttccatccgTTGTAATATTGCAGCTAGGACAAGAGACCTGCCATTGTTACCAGGTTAACATCCCCACTCCAACCTGCCTCCCATTATAGGTTTAAAATTC
This genomic window contains:
- the LOC121293391 gene encoding V-type proton ATPase subunit E 1-like; amino-acid sequence: MALSDADVQKQIKHMMAFIEQEANEKAEEIDAKAEEEFNIEKGRLVQTQRLKIMEYYEKKEKQIEQQKKIQMSNLLNQARLKVLKARDDLISDLLNEARQRLGRVTKDPTRYQTLLDGLILQGFYQLLEPTVIIRCRKQDTTVVKTSINKNVPIYKNSVSKDIDVHIDQENFLPEDIAGGVEMYNSTGKIKVSNTLESRLDLIAQQMMPEIRVALFGANQNRKFLD